In Mucilaginibacter celer, one DNA window encodes the following:
- a CDS encoding glycoside hydrolase family 2 protein: protein MKKILLLSVLTLLGSGAFAQRKENFNLLLKEDWQMQSTVTAPAAAAEISKEKFDTQGWYKVSVPSTILAGLLANHVYNFDPFMGKNLEKLADPKLDKPWWFRREFTLPAAESGKNVILRVHGINYKANIWFNGVKIADSTKVKGPYRMIDLDLTKYMNYTGANTLAIEVLRPFAPNKRDGDLAIDYADWIPYPQDYNGGIINNVEIRTYNKVGVKFPLVTTDFDLPSLAVAHLNVDAQVTNYTNKPQDAVIKGKINENISFEKKVHLLANESKNVNFSPAEFKQLNVKDPAIWWPWQYGKPNLNRIEVSAVVDKKLSNSVSENFGIRQFTSKIIDDNQSREFIVNGKPIMLRGAAWSPDIFQRRSPERQEQEMKLVRDMNMNIVRSEGKMEDDNFYDLCDKYGLMVMNGWMCCGTWQHPEKWDAAERNVAMASDSSVMYWLRNKASLFVWLNGSDMPPTDTSVESDYLKIEKQLKWPNPLLATANESKSKVSGYSGVKMAGPYEWVPPIYWETDATKKFGGTYSFATEISPGPSIPPYESLVKFIPKDSLNVTSADWNYHCGTGSFGTTKVFTKALYGRYGETASIKNYVAKAQAQNYEAHRAMMEAYGLNKYQTATGVVQWMLSNPWPGIIWHTYDYYLYPAGTYFGMKKAMEPLHVLYSYKGNEVAIINSYLKTFSGLKVKADVYNPDGSNKFTKTVTADIGADASKRLFALPAIAGLSDTYLLRVELSDKNGETKSINWYWLSKKGDELNWKKSNWFTTPQSAYADYSALQSLPKTKLSVNQSNKVAGDSTSYTVTIKNAGSAVAFFVHLRALKGQGGDDILPVIFSDNYISLAPGESRVIKCTYANKNADGTKPYLLTSAWNVDVAGSNGDSGFEDGLPKE from the coding sequence ATGAAAAAAATACTACTACTATCGGTACTCACTTTATTGGGGTCGGGCGCTTTTGCCCAGCGAAAGGAAAACTTTAACCTGCTGTTGAAGGAAGACTGGCAAATGCAGTCTACAGTAACCGCTCCGGCCGCCGCTGCCGAGATCTCAAAAGAAAAATTTGATACACAGGGATGGTATAAAGTGAGCGTTCCTTCAACTATTTTAGCGGGCCTGCTTGCCAACCATGTATATAATTTCGATCCGTTTATGGGTAAAAACCTCGAAAAACTGGCCGACCCTAAGCTGGATAAACCCTGGTGGTTTAGGCGGGAGTTTACACTGCCTGCTGCCGAGAGCGGCAAAAACGTGATCCTCCGTGTGCATGGCATCAATTACAAGGCAAACATCTGGTTTAACGGTGTAAAAATAGCCGATTCGACAAAGGTTAAGGGCCCATATCGCATGATAGACCTCGACCTCACAAAATACATGAATTATACAGGAGCAAACACTCTTGCCATTGAGGTACTACGCCCGTTCGCGCCAAATAAGCGTGATGGCGACCTGGCTATTGATTATGCCGACTGGATTCCATACCCGCAGGATTACAACGGAGGTATTATCAATAACGTAGAGATTCGTACCTATAATAAAGTAGGCGTAAAATTTCCGCTCGTTACTACCGATTTTGACCTGCCATCGTTGGCTGTAGCTCATTTAAACGTTGATGCCCAGGTAACTAATTACACCAATAAGCCACAGGATGCTGTAATTAAAGGTAAGATCAATGAGAATATCTCTTTCGAGAAGAAAGTTCATTTGCTGGCCAATGAATCGAAGAACGTGAATTTTTCACCTGCCGAGTTTAAGCAGCTGAATGTAAAAGATCCGGCTATCTGGTGGCCATGGCAATATGGTAAACCTAATCTGAACAGGATCGAGGTTTCGGCTGTGGTTGATAAAAAGCTGAGTAATTCGGTTAGCGAGAATTTTGGCATCAGGCAGTTTACATCAAAAATAATTGATGATAACCAATCGCGGGAGTTTATTGTGAATGGTAAACCGATTATGCTAAGGGGCGCGGCCTGGTCGCCGGATATATTTCAGCGTCGCTCGCCCGAAAGGCAGGAGCAGGAGATGAAGCTGGTGCGGGATATGAATATGAATATTGTACGTTCGGAAGGTAAAATGGAGGATGATAATTTTTATGATCTGTGCGATAAATATGGCCTGATGGTAATGAACGGCTGGATGTGCTGCGGCACCTGGCAACACCCCGAAAAATGGGATGCCGCCGAGCGTAACGTAGCTATGGCATCAGATAGCAGCGTAATGTACTGGCTGCGCAACAAGGCCAGCCTGTTTGTTTGGCTTAACGGCAGCGATATGCCGCCAACCGATACTTCCGTTGAAAGCGATTACCTGAAAATTGAAAAGCAACTGAAATGGCCCAACCCGCTGCTGGCTACAGCAAACGAAAGCAAATCAAAAGTATCTGGTTACAGCGGTGTAAAAATGGCCGGTCCTTATGAGTGGGTACCGCCAATATACTGGGAAACCGATGCCACCAAAAAGTTTGGCGGTACCTACAGTTTCGCTACCGAGATATCACCCGGCCCGTCTATCCCGCCATACGAAAGCCTGGTGAAGTTTATCCCTAAAGATTCGCTGAACGTAACCTCGGCCGATTGGAACTACCATTGCGGTACGGGCTCGTTCGGCACCACTAAGGTATTTACCAAAGCGCTTTATGGGCGGTACGGCGAAACGGCATCTATCAAAAATTATGTAGCCAAAGCGCAGGCCCAAAACTACGAGGCCCACCGTGCAATGATGGAAGCTTACGGTTTAAATAAATACCAAACTGCTACAGGCGTGGTGCAATGGATGCTGAGCAACCCATGGCCAGGTATTATCTGGCATACTTATGATTATTATTTATATCCGGCCGGTACTTACTTCGGTATGAAGAAAGCCATGGAACCGCTGCACGTGCTGTATTCGTACAAAGGTAACGAGGTAGCGATCATCAACTCGTACCTTAAAACTTTTAGCGGTTTAAAGGTTAAAGCTGATGTTTATAACCCGGATGGTTCAAACAAATTTACTAAAACAGTAACTGCCGATATCGGTGCGGATGCCTCAAAAAGGCTATTCGCCTTGCCTGCTATAGCCGGTTTGTCTGATACTTATCTCTTGCGTGTTGAGTTAAGTGATAAGAACGGCGAAACCAAAAGCATCAACTGGTACTGGCTCTCCAAAAAAGGCGACGAGCTGAACTGGAAAAAATCAAACTGGTTTACCACACCGCAATCGGCCTATGCCGATTACAGCGCTTTGCAATCTCTGCCTAAAACAAAACTTAGCGTTAACCAAAGCAATAAAGTTGCCGGGGATAGTACATCTTATACTGTCACCATTAAAAATGCTGGTAGCGCTGTGGCATTCTTTGTGCATCTGCGGGCATTGAAAGGACAGGGGGGAGATGATATTTTGCCGGTGATCTTCAGCGATAATTATATTTCGCTGGCTCCGGGCGAAAGCAGGGTGATTAAATGCACATATGCCAATAAAAATGCTGATGGGACTAAACCATACTTATTAACTTCTGCCTGGAATGTGGATGTTGCCGGAAGTAACGGAGATAGCGGGTTTGAAGACGGACTGCCGAAAGAGTAG
- a CDS encoding ROK family protein: MSNIKVIGIDLGATNIRGAVVDNNAIGNIISQRIKSDGSIDDVLNDIYTVVDTLLQNDAADAIGIGVPSVVDVTEGIVYDVQYIPSWKEVHLKKLMQERYNIPVYVNNDANCFAVGELYFGKGRGLDSMVGVTLGTGLGTGIIANGKLYAGHNCGAGEIGLFPYIDNILEYYCSGSFFNNVYGLNGVQVFKDAQAGDARALELYAELGTHVGNAIKMVMYAYDPELIILGGSVSHAFDYFKDAMWQVVKTFAYSKTLERIKIEISQLQNSGIIGAAALYYDNQQ, translated from the coding sequence ATGAGCAATATAAAAGTTATAGGCATTGATCTGGGTGCCACCAATATCCGTGGCGCTGTGGTTGATAATAATGCAATTGGCAATATCATATCGCAAAGGATAAAAAGCGATGGCAGCATTGATGATGTATTGAATGATATTTATACCGTTGTTGATACCCTGCTGCAAAACGATGCAGCCGATGCTATAGGTATTGGCGTACCCAGTGTGGTTGACGTTACCGAAGGGATAGTTTATGATGTACAATATATCCCCTCGTGGAAGGAAGTACACCTTAAAAAACTGATGCAGGAGCGGTACAATATCCCCGTTTATGTAAATAATGATGCCAATTGCTTTGCTGTTGGCGAGTTATATTTTGGCAAAGGCCGGGGTTTGGATAGCATGGTTGGCGTTACCCTCGGCACCGGGCTTGGTACCGGCATTATTGCCAATGGTAAATTGTATGCCGGCCATAATTGCGGGGCAGGGGAGATTGGCCTTTTTCCTTATATCGATAATATACTGGAATACTATTGCAGCGGCTCGTTTTTTAATAATGTTTATGGGCTGAATGGGGTGCAGGTATTTAAAGATGCACAGGCCGGCGATGCCCGCGCTTTGGAGCTTTATGCCGAATTAGGAACCCATGTTGGCAATGCAATAAAAATGGTAATGTATGCTTACGATCCTGAGTTGATTATTTTAGGTGGATCGGTAAGCCATGCCTTTGATTATTTTAAAGATGCTATGTGGCAGGTGGTGAAAACCTTTGCCTATTCCAAAACCCTCGAACGCATAAAAATTGAAATTTCCCAACTGCAAAACAGCGGCATCATAGGCGCGGCTGCCTTGTATTACGATAACCAGCAATAA
- a CDS encoding MFS transporter: MKKNYYIVTLIMLTFFVISFLTNIIGPLSPEFIKDFELSDAMAGLLPFAFFIAYGVMSIPSSMLVQKYNEKTIMVAAFVVAFIGSLLLAVYPNYLTAILSLFLIGCGMAMLQVVINPLLRTSGGEENYAFTSVLAQLIFGGASFVSPLVYSYMVKNMGSSKGGIFPLLESHVPATMPWISLYWLFAVICLAMFVIMLVSKFPKVELASDEKAGPWKTHIDLFKKPVVIAYFIALFCYVGSEQGVSYWMSQFLFEYHKFDPQTTGASAVAYFWGLMTAGGVLGLFLLKLMDSRKLLVIFTILAIIFLSLGLFGAPQTSLYSFSIVGFFMSVMYPIIFSLALSSVAEDHGSFAGILVTGIIGGAIVQLLIGGLGSLFGLRQGMFFLYITFGYMLSIGFWAKPLVTNKTIFDNKE, encoded by the coding sequence ATGAAAAAAAACTACTACATCGTAACGCTCATCATGCTTACGTTTTTTGTTATCTCGTTTTTAACCAATATTATCGGCCCGCTCTCGCCCGAGTTTATAAAGGATTTTGAACTGAGCGATGCCATGGCAGGGCTGTTACCTTTCGCGTTTTTTATCGCTTATGGGGTAATGTCGATCCCATCAAGCATGCTGGTTCAAAAATATAACGAGAAAACCATTATGGTGGCGGCTTTTGTGGTGGCGTTTATAGGGTCGTTACTTTTGGCTGTTTATCCTAATTATCTCACTGCCATATTATCGTTGTTTTTAATTGGCTGCGGTATGGCTATGCTGCAGGTGGTGATCAATCCACTGTTACGCACATCCGGAGGCGAAGAGAATTACGCCTTTACATCTGTATTGGCACAATTAATTTTTGGCGGGGCATCGTTTGTGAGTCCGCTGGTTTACTCGTACATGGTTAAAAATATGGGGAGCAGCAAGGGTGGTATTTTTCCGCTGCTGGAGTCGCATGTGCCTGCAACTATGCCCTGGATCTCGTTGTACTGGTTATTTGCGGTGATTTGCCTTGCCATGTTTGTAATTATGCTGGTATCTAAATTTCCGAAGGTTGAGCTGGCCAGCGACGAAAAGGCAGGGCCGTGGAAAACCCATATCGATCTTTTTAAAAAGCCGGTTGTTATAGCTTATTTCATTGCCTTGTTTTGTTATGTGGGCAGCGAGCAGGGCGTATCCTATTGGATGTCGCAATTTTTGTTCGAGTATCATAAGTTTGATCCGCAAACAACCGGGGCCAGCGCCGTAGCCTATTTCTGGGGACTGATGACGGCAGGCGGCGTTTTAGGTTTGTTTTTGCTTAAGCTGATGGATAGCCGTAAACTGCTGGTAATCTTTACCATACTGGCAATCATATTCCTGTCGCTCGGTTTGTTTGGCGCTCCTCAGACATCATTGTATTCGTTTTCAATAGTTGGTTTCTTTATGTCGGTGATGTATCCTATTATATTTTCATTAGCGTTGAGTTCTGTTGCTGAAGATCACGGCTCATTTGCGGGCATCCTGGTTACCGGTATTATCGGTGGTGCGATTGTTCAGTTGCTGATAGGCGGATTAGGTAGCTTATTTGGATTACGGCAGGGGATGTTTTTCCTGTACATCACGTTTGGTTACATGCTCAGTATCGGTTTTTGGGCTAAGCCGCTGGTTACCAACAAAACTATTTTCGATAATAAAGAATAA
- a CDS encoding AI-2E family transporter, protein MTPKREKELSYIEKVWHTVAIVALLVVVILIARVAFNVLLMVLSGALIATYFHGLGDLIERNTKMRRRYAMIISVGGSFLIVAGLFYLMGTTIQHQIALLKETLPHTINNFKAKLASNSAGQQILDYFSGDNDPDKMVVTVQHFFSTGFGVLGDIYIILFLSIFFTSNPDVYKNGIMILIPDRKKQLGKDIMDRISLSLKGWLKGMLLSMVLLAILLTTGLSIMSIPAALILALFAGMLKIIPNLGSVIAMIPGVLLALTIGPNSAIIVALIYVVSQTIVSNIVVPIVQNRMINLPPALTIISQVVMGTLSGVLGIILAVPILAIIVILVDELYVKKLGDAEVIAH, encoded by the coding sequence ATGACCCCAAAACGAGAAAAAGAACTTAGTTATATTGAAAAAGTATGGCACACGGTAGCCATTGTTGCCCTGTTGGTTGTTGTAATCCTGATAGCCCGGGTTGCTTTCAATGTGCTGTTGATGGTACTTTCGGGAGCATTGATAGCCACTTATTTTCACGGCCTTGGCGATTTGATTGAGCGTAACACCAAAATGCGCCGCAGGTATGCCATGATCATATCCGTAGGCGGTTCTTTTTTAATTGTTGCCGGGTTGTTTTATCTGATGGGCACTACCATACAGCACCAGATAGCCTTACTAAAAGAAACACTGCCGCATACCATAAATAATTTTAAAGCAAAACTGGCCTCCAACTCAGCCGGGCAGCAGATCCTCGATTATTTTTCGGGCGATAACGATCCGGACAAAATGGTGGTTACCGTACAGCATTTTTTCAGTACGGGTTTTGGTGTATTAGGCGACATCTATATAATCCTTTTCCTGAGTATATTTTTCACCTCCAATCCCGATGTTTATAAAAATGGGATAATGATATTAATTCCCGACCGGAAAAAACAATTGGGTAAAGACATTATGGATAGGATAAGCTTATCCTTAAAAGGCTGGTTAAAAGGGATGCTGCTATCCATGGTATTGCTTGCCATATTACTCACTACCGGGTTAAGCATTATGAGCATCCCGGCGGCTTTAATATTGGCCTTGTTTGCCGGCATGCTAAAAATCATCCCCAACTTAGGTTCGGTAATAGCCATGATACCGGGCGTGTTACTGGCGCTTACCATCGGACCAAATTCGGCCATCATTGTAGCGCTTATTTATGTGGTATCGCAAACCATTGTAAGCAATATTGTGGTGCCGATAGTGCAAAACCGGATGATCAACCTGCCGCCGGCTTTAACAATTATAAGCCAGGTGGTTATGGGCACGCTTTCGGGCGTGTTGGGCATTATACTGGCCGTGCCTATCCTGGCCATTATTGTTATTTTGGTTGATGAACTTTATGTAAAAAAACTGGGCGATGCCGAAGTAATTGCGCATTAA
- a CDS encoding cation diffusion facilitator family transporter: protein MASSKKSIYSALIANLLIAVTKFVAGIIGRSGSMISEGIHSLVDTANELLLLLGLYRSRKAPDKTHPFGYGKELYFWSFIVSIIIFGLGGGLSIYQGILHIREPETLGDPTLSYIVLGLSIIFEGSSLIVALKEFNAVRGGQTWWEAVVKSKDPSTFLVMFEDSAAVAGLFIVAICLFLNHRYDIPVLDGVASLLVGLILVGVSAILARESRSLLMGEGISSESREKIARLVEKDSAVLKVMHMLSTYQSPDEIILMLIVAFKEDLDTQQINQAIDRIRDCVKHEFILVRFVLVQPEPFSTEVNETGSVL, encoded by the coding sequence ATGGCTTCATCAAAAAAATCGATATACAGCGCGCTTATCGCCAACCTGCTGATAGCCGTAACCAAATTTGTAGCCGGCATTATCGGCCGGAGCGGATCGATGATTTCAGAAGGAATTCATTCGCTGGTGGATACCGCCAATGAGTTACTATTACTACTTGGCCTTTACCGCAGCCGCAAAGCGCCAGATAAAACCCATCCTTTTGGCTATGGTAAAGAGCTGTATTTCTGGTCGTTCATTGTATCAATCATCATATTTGGTTTAGGCGGGGGCTTATCCATTTACCAGGGCATTTTACATATCCGTGAGCCTGAAACGCTGGGCGATCCGACCTTAAGCTACATCGTTCTCGGTTTATCTATCATCTTTGAGGGCTCATCACTTATAGTAGCCCTAAAAGAATTTAATGCTGTACGCGGTGGGCAAACCTGGTGGGAAGCCGTAGTTAAAAGCAAGGATCCATCAACGTTTTTAGTAATGTTTGAAGATAGCGCCGCTGTCGCGGGGCTTTTTATTGTAGCCATCTGCCTGTTTTTGAACCATCGGTATGATATTCCTGTACTTGATGGCGTAGCTTCGTTATTGGTTGGCTTAATTTTGGTAGGTGTATCGGCAATACTTGCCCGCGAAAGCCGAAGTTTACTGATGGGCGAAGGAATCTCATCCGAATCGAGAGAAAAAATTGCCCGGCTGGTTGAAAAAGACAGCGCGGTGTTAAAAGTGATGCACATGCTCTCTACATACCAATCGCCCGATGAAATTATTTTGATGTTGATAGTAGCATTTAAGGAAGATCTTGATACGCAACAGATCAACCAGGCTATCGACCGCATACGTGATTGCGTTAAACATGAATTTATATTGGTACGCTTTGTATTGGTGCAACCTGAACCGTTTTCGACCGAGGTTAATGAAACAGGCAGCGTACTTTAA
- a CDS encoding phosphoribosylpyrophosphate synthetase produces the protein MMQEQKFHYATVTEAIAKLKEQGYTHEFSLEGDHFKDGEETFPAADFEITDLYRYEGPSDPADEAVVYALASTSGVKGTLVTGYGVSTDDATIETLKNLHYKYQQARRE, from the coding sequence ATGATGCAAGAACAAAAATTTCATTACGCCACCGTAACTGAAGCTATAGCCAAATTAAAAGAACAAGGCTACACGCATGAATTTAGCCTTGAAGGTGATCATTTTAAAGACGGCGAAGAAACCTTTCCTGCCGCGGATTTTGAGATAACCGACCTTTACCGCTACGAAGGGCCTTCAGATCCTGCCGATGAAGCCGTTGTTTATGCACTGGCATCAACCAGCGGCGTTAAAGGTACGCTTGTAACGGGTTACGGTGTGTCAACCGATGACGCGACTATCGAAACGCTGAAAAATTTACATTATAAATATCAGCAGGCAAGACGGGAATAA
- a CDS encoding HAD-IIB family hydrolase, with product MKKLIIFDLDGTLAESKASLDKEMATLLVSLLKVAKLAIISGGDWPQFEKQVLGNLPEKGLLKNLSILPTCGTKYYQYKKSGWKKLYSEDFTVDEEKEIIDKLNEAVDESGVKAKKTWGDQIEDRGSQITFSALGQLAPLDEKKKWDPKFAKRKKIKSRLDKSLTGFSVQMGGATSIDITKPGIDKAYGIHKLEHTLGIKIKQMIFIGDALFEGGNDHPARKTGVDCIQVRDPEETKRVVEGLILCLE from the coding sequence ATGAAGAAACTGATTATATTCGACCTTGACGGTACCCTTGCCGAAAGCAAGGCTTCGTTGGATAAGGAAATGGCCACGCTGCTGGTTAGCCTGCTCAAAGTTGCCAAATTGGCTATCATATCGGGCGGCGACTGGCCCCAGTTTGAAAAGCAGGTACTTGGCAACCTGCCCGAAAAGGGTTTACTTAAAAACCTGTCTATCCTGCCCACCTGCGGTACTAAATATTACCAGTACAAAAAATCGGGCTGGAAAAAACTTTATTCAGAAGATTTTACTGTTGATGAGGAAAAGGAGATCATCGACAAATTAAACGAAGCCGTTGACGAATCGGGCGTAAAAGCTAAGAAAACCTGGGGCGACCAGATAGAAGATCGCGGCAGCCAGATCACCTTTTCGGCATTGGGGCAACTGGCTCCGCTTGATGAAAAGAAGAAGTGGGACCCCAAATTTGCCAAACGCAAAAAGATCAAATCCCGACTGGATAAATCACTTACCGGCTTCTCCGTTCAAATGGGAGGGGCCACCTCTATCGATATCACCAAACCAGGAATAGACAAAGCCTATGGCATTCATAAACTGGAGCATACCCTCGGCATAAAAATAAAACAGATGATTTTTATTGGCGATGCTTTGTTTGAAGGAGGAAACGATCATCCGGCCAGGAAAACAGGAGTAGACTGCATCCAGGTTCGTGACCCGGAAGAAACTAAGAGGGTTGTAGAGGGGCTTATATTGTGTTTAGAATAA
- a CDS encoding DUF5916 domain-containing protein, which translates to MPLKRSCLFPVKHLLLIVLCCITGFYASAQKKNAGYKYHIRRAASAVSIDGVMNEQAWMQADSAGDFFMVLPMDTSKATVKTVVRMCYDDKNLYILAINYNSVPGPYMVESLKRDFSFVKNDNFLIFMDPFDARTDGFSFGANAAGGQWDGSMYEGGKVDLSWDNRWYSAVKNYPDKWVWEAAIPFKSIRYKKGITEWGINFSRNDLKTAEKSSWTPIPRQFPTASLAYTGTLVWDEPPPTASSNVSIIPYALTGFSKDYQHNTKTDFKHAIGGDAKVSLTPSLNLDLTVNPDFSQVDVDQQVINLNRYELFFPEKRQFFLENGDLFANFGYSDIRPFFSRRIGLNVPIDFGARLTGKLDKDWRIGVMDVQTGSSGTAAQAAANYGIITLQRRVLDRSNIAFLFVNKDATANIPGTNAGATAYNRNIGAEFNLASRSNIWTGKALALKSFTPGVNGKDWVLSDHFQYLSKYWTVYLQEEYVGKNYNAEVGYVPRVGYIKVSPLLLRNFFPKQGNILSHGVQVTSNYFFDESFHRTDNESALSYLITFRNRATLSVTGFNDYVRLLRPYDPTNIGKGLLPTGSEHNWNTIDVQFVSKPQNVFTYLLEASHGGYYDKGIRNSLTGLIGYRFQPYVNIAINTSFNDLRLPQPFGHNSFWLVGPKVDVTFTNTLYFTTYVQYNQQIDNININTRLQWRYKPASDLFIVYGDNTTPSPYTVKNRQLTLKWTYWCNL; encoded by the coding sequence ATGCCCCTTAAACGCTCCTGCCTTTTCCCGGTAAAACATTTATTGCTTATTGTGCTGTGCTGCATAACCGGCTTTTATGCATCGGCGCAAAAAAAGAACGCCGGGTATAAATACCATATCCGCAGGGCGGCATCGGCAGTTAGTATTGATGGTGTAATGAATGAGCAGGCCTGGATGCAGGCCGATTCGGCAGGCGATTTTTTTATGGTGTTGCCGATGGATACCAGCAAGGCCACGGTTAAAACGGTGGTGAGGATGTGTTATGATGATAAAAACCTGTACATCCTGGCCATTAACTATAATTCGGTACCGGGGCCTTATATGGTCGAATCGTTAAAACGGGATTTTAGCTTCGTGAAAAATGATAACTTCCTGATTTTTATGGATCCATTTGATGCCCGTACCGATGGCTTCAGTTTTGGCGCCAACGCGGCAGGCGGGCAGTGGGACGGGAGCATGTACGAGGGTGGAAAGGTAGATCTGAGCTGGGATAACCGCTGGTATTCGGCAGTGAAAAATTACCCGGATAAATGGGTTTGGGAAGCGGCAATCCCTTTTAAAAGTATCCGCTATAAAAAAGGGATTACGGAGTGGGGCATCAACTTTAGCCGCAACGATTTAAAAACTGCCGAAAAATCAAGCTGGACACCCATACCACGCCAGTTTCCTACAGCCTCATTAGCCTATACCGGAACATTGGTTTGGGACGAACCGCCGCCAACGGCCAGCAGCAATGTATCTATTATACCTTATGCTCTCACCGGCTTTAGCAAAGATTATCAGCATAACACCAAAACCGATTTTAAACATGCTATAGGCGGTGATGCCAAGGTATCCTTAACGCCCTCGCTCAACCTCGATCTCACCGTTAATCCCGATTTTTCGCAGGTGGATGTGGATCAGCAGGTGATCAACCTCAACAGGTACGAACTCTTCTTCCCCGAAAAGCGCCAGTTCTTTTTAGAGAACGGTGATCTGTTTGCCAATTTCGGCTACTCGGATATCCGGCCATTTTTTTCAAGGCGGATAGGCCTGAATGTTCCTATTGATTTTGGCGCAAGGCTAACCGGCAAACTGGATAAGGACTGGCGCATCGGCGTCATGGATGTCCAAACCGGGAGTTCGGGCACAGCAGCCCAGGCTGCGGCAAATTATGGTATCATAACCCTGCAACGCCGGGTGCTCGACCGCTCAAACATCGCTTTCCTTTTTGTAAATAAAGATGCTACAGCCAATATCCCCGGTACCAACGCAGGCGCTACGGCTTACAACCGTAACATAGGTGCCGAGTTTAACCTCGCCTCGCGCAGCAATATCTGGACGGGTAAGGCCCTCGCCCTAAAATCATTTACACCCGGGGTAAACGGCAAGGATTGGGTACTTTCAGATCATTTTCAATACCTCAGCAAATACTGGACGGTTTACCTGCAGGAGGAGTACGTAGGTAAAAACTACAATGCCGAGGTAGGTTACGTGCCCCGCGTTGGCTATATTAAGGTAAGCCCGCTTTTGTTACGTAACTTTTTCCCTAAGCAGGGTAACATTTTGAGTCATGGCGTACAGGTTACTTCCAATTATTTTTTTGATGAGTCGTTCCATCGTACTGATAATGAAAGTGCTTTATCGTACCTCATCACTTTCCGCAACCGTGCCACGCTTTCTGTAACCGGTTTTAATGATTATGTGCGCCTGTTAAGGCCTTATGATCCCACCAATATCGGCAAGGGACTGCTGCCCACCGGCTCAGAACATAATTGGAACACCATTGATGTGCAATTTGTATCAAAACCTCAAAATGTGTTCACCTACCTGCTCGAGGCATCGCACGGCGGTTACTATGATAAAGGGATCCGCAACAGTTTAACAGGTTTAATTGGCTACCGCTTTCAGCCTTATGTAAATATTGCCATCAATACATCCTTTAATGATTTGCGGTTGCCGCAGCCGTTTGGCCATAATTCTTTTTGGCTGGTAGGACCAAAGGTTGATGTTACTTTTACCAATACACTGTATTTTACCACCTACGTGCAGTACAACCAGCAGATAGATAATATCAACATCAACACCCGCCTGCAATGGCGGTATAAGCCGGCATCAGATCTGTTTATTGTTTATGGGGATAATACCACGCCATCGCCCTATACAGTTAAAAACAGGCAACTCACTTTAAAATGGACATACTGGTGTAACCTGTAA